The proteins below are encoded in one region of bacterium:
- a CDS encoding SBBP repeat-containing protein yields the protein MKKLFILSLFFAVSANAQTGFWAKQLGGTGEEFAGSMAVDNIGNIYVTGYFDGTIDLNPGIGVDSHTSNGERDAFLCKLDANGSFIWGKTWGGHKGDVGNGIAVDSFGNIVVIGRFQDTVNFNPAGADTHISNGLSHQNNPYICKFDSSGNFLWAKTWGGVWGAEGYSVTVDPVGNIYGGGDFSNPAGTPVDFNPGIGVDNHCCNGFFDAWMVKYNANGNFAWAKTWGGADYDDGCAINVNRSGILYWAGMFESVGVNLNPDSTGPADIHSCNGGQIDVFLSKFDTSGHFYWARTWGGNGNDCGGHVTVDEDGNAFVGGYYQDTVDFNQWSTPKDTIISAGGYDAFLSKIDSSGNLIWAKPMGGTGDERGGFNVIDKNGNIYMIGLFSGKANFDWNTGDDTLTSRGSNDIFIIKIDASGNFLWAKRMGGTGDDGGYSIGIDDSGNIYSSGCFTGTSNFDPGTGTSNLNAVAGGDIFLSKFYPAIGTEENADFGLQNAELKISKNPFIKSTLISYSVPEYTNVLLTINDLSGRCVKTLINEEKQAGNYTIDFNARGLPTGIYFAKFSTGNYKETNKLILIK from the coding sequence ATGAAAAAACTTTTTATTCTTTCTTTGTTTTTTGCAGTATCTGCAAACGCTCAAACAGGTTTTTGGGCAAAACAACTCGGCGGAACAGGAGAAGAATTTGCCGGTTCAATGGCCGTAGATAACATAGGCAATATATATGTTACAGGATATTTTGACGGCACAATTGACTTAAACCCGGGAATCGGTGTTGATAGCCATACTTCTAATGGCGAAAGAGATGCCTTTCTTTGTAAACTTGATGCAAACGGAAGTTTCATTTGGGGGAAAACCTGGGGCGGACACAAAGGCGATGTCGGAAATGGCATTGCCGTGGATAGTTTCGGCAATATAGTCGTAATAGGACGATTCCAGGATACCGTCAACTTCAATCCGGCAGGGGCAGACACTCACATATCAAACGGTCTTAGCCACCAGAACAACCCATACATCTGCAAGTTTGATTCAAGCGGGAACTTTCTCTGGGCAAAGACCTGGGGCGGAGTTTGGGGCGCCGAAGGATATAGCGTTACCGTAGACCCGGTAGGAAATATTTATGGAGGAGGAGATTTCTCCAACCCGGCAGGAACTCCGGTTGATTTTAATCCGGGCATCGGTGTTGACAACCATTGCTGTAATGGTTTCTTTGATGCATGGATGGTCAAGTATAATGCGAATGGAAATTTCGCCTGGGCAAAAACATGGGGCGGGGCAGACTATGACGACGGATGCGCCATTAATGTAAACAGGTCAGGAATTTTATATTGGGCAGGAATGTTTGAATCAGTAGGCGTTAACCTGAATCCGGATAGTACGGGACCCGCCGACATACATTCGTGCAATGGCGGGCAAATTGACGTATTCCTCAGTAAATTTGATACGAGTGGACATTTCTATTGGGCAAGAACATGGGGCGGAAATGGAAATGACTGCGGAGGACACGTTACCGTAGATGAAGACGGAAATGCTTTTGTAGGAGGATATTACCAGGACACGGTTGATTTCAATCAGTGGTCCACACCAAAAGACACCATAATTTCGGCAGGCGGTTACGATGCCTTTCTAAGTAAAATAGATTCTTCCGGGAATCTTATCTGGGCAAAGCCAATGGGTGGAACGGGTGATGAAAGAGGCGGGTTTAATGTGATTGATAAGAACGGGAATATTTATATGATAGGTTTGTTTTCCGGGAAAGCCAATTTTGATTGGAACACCGGAGATGATACGCTTACCTCAAGAGGCAGTAATGATATTTTCATAATAAAAATAGATGCTTCCGGGAATTTTCTCTGGGCAAAACGAATGGGTGGAACGGGAGATGACGGGGGGTATTCCATTGGGATTGATGACAGCGGGAATATTTATAGTTCCGGCTGTTTTACCGGTACGTCCAATTTTGACCCGGGCACAGGAACATCTAACCTTAACGCAGTAGCCGGGGGTGATATTTTCTTAAGCAAGTTTTATCCCGCAATAGGAACGGAAGAAAATGCGGATTTTGGATTGCAGAATGCGGAATTGAAAATAAGTAAAAATCCTTTTATTAAATCAACGCTTATTAGTTATAGTGTTCCCGAGTATACGAATGTACTATTAACGATTAACGATTTATCAGGGCGGTGTGTGAAGACATTAATAAACGAAGAAAAACAGGCAGGAAATTATACTATTGATTTCAATGCAAGAGGGTTGCCGACAGGAATATATTTTGCAAAGTTTAGTACGGGTAATTATAAAGAAACGAATAAGTTGATATTAATAAAATAA
- a CDS encoding FlgD immunoglobulin-like domain containing protein, whose translation MKNIKLSSFLLIISCVLGFYSQANGQQVIKAWGHNDVGQVGDGTTGNNKLLAVAVNGLPGTPIAVAGGGAHQWATDFSLALLSDGTVWSWGNNSFGQLGDGTTVSKTTPVQVLGITNAIAIAAGGSGSKNSSVFGMALLADGTVKTWGGNTYGQLGDGTIINRSAPVTVSGLTNVTAIACGGDFAYALLSNGTIKSWGRNNFSYSYGQGMLGDGTIINRYTPVTVYGITNATAIAACAYYGLALLADGTISAWGNNSKGQLGDGTKTNRLKPVKVYGITNATAIAGSYFDSGNPSSIALLADGTLRTWGSNNHGQLGDGTTIAKVKPVQVFGITNAIAIARGGVDWHAVLLADRTVKIWGYGSYGQLGDGTIVTKYKPLTVPGVTNVQSICGGQYHCMVIVDITPLKSQGSEEKVSIRKPISLQVYPMPFNSTSEISYYVPNQTNVKLTVYSADGRKVKTLVNAMQTSGQYNLKWNGLSDNGKNVPTGIYYLNLNAGTRINKKLIKL comes from the coding sequence ATGAAAAACATAAAATTGTCGAGTTTCCTTCTGATTATATCCTGTGTGTTGGGTTTCTACTCGCAAGCTAATGGACAGCAAGTTATAAAAGCATGGGGACACAACGATGTTGGGCAGGTTGGCGATGGGACAACAGGGAATAATAAATTACTCGCAGTTGCAGTAAACGGGTTGCCCGGAACACCTATAGCAGTTGCAGGCGGAGGAGCACATCAATGGGCAACCGATTTCAGTTTGGCGTTACTTTCGGATGGGACAGTTTGGTCATGGGGAAATAACTCTTTCGGACAATTAGGCGACGGAACAACGGTCAGCAAAACTACTCCCGTACAAGTATTGGGAATAACTAATGCAATAGCAATAGCAGCAGGCGGTTCAGGTTCAAAAAACAGTTCGGTTTTTGGTATGGCTTTATTGGCTGACGGAACTGTAAAGACCTGGGGTGGAAATACTTACGGGCAATTAGGAGATGGGACAATTATCAACAGGTCTGCTCCGGTAACTGTATCAGGGTTAACAAATGTTACGGCAATAGCCTGTGGTGGAGATTTTGCATACGCATTATTATCCAATGGAACAATAAAATCATGGGGCAGAAATAATTTTTCATATTCATACGGGCAGGGAATGTTGGGAGATGGAACGATTATTAACAGGTATACTCCCGTAACAGTATACGGGATAACAAATGCAACGGCGATAGCAGCTTGCGCTTATTACGGACTTGCTCTGTTAGCTGATGGAACGATAAGTGCATGGGGTAACAACTCCAAGGGACAATTAGGAGACGGTACAAAAACTAATAGACTTAAACCCGTAAAAGTATACGGAATAACGAATGCAACGGCAATAGCCGGGAGTTACTTTGATTCCGGCAACCCGAGCAGTATAGCATTATTGGCGGACGGAACATTAAGAACATGGGGTTCTAATAATCACGGACAATTAGGAGATGGAACAACAATCGCTAAAGTAAAACCTGTACAGGTATTCGGGATAACAAACGCCATAGCGATAGCTCGCGGTGGAGTAGACTGGCATGCAGTACTTTTAGCCGACAGAACGGTTAAAATTTGGGGATATGGAAGTTATGGACAGTTAGGAGACGGGACGATAGTAACAAAATACAAACCGCTAACGGTACCCGGGGTAACTAATGTGCAGTCAATCTGCGGCGGGCAGTATCATTGTATGGTTATTGTAGACATAACACCATTAAAATCGCAAGGTTCCGAGGAAAAGGTAAGTATCCGGAAACCTATATCCTTACAAGTCTATCCAATGCCGTTCAACTCCACATCAGAAATTTCTTATTACGTCCCGAATCAAACTAACGTAAAGCTCACGGTATATAGTGCTGACGGACGCAAAGTAAAGACACTTGTCAACGCAATGCAAACTTCGGGGCAATACAACTTAAAATGGAATGGCTTATCCGACAACGGGAAAAACGTTCCAACAGGCATATACTATTTGAACTTAAATGCAGGAACCAGGATAAACAAAAAGTTAATTAAACTCTAA